gcggcctccctcccggcgacggagcgatCGAAAACCCTCTTCATCTCTTCAGAAAGCGAGGCGAACGAGGAACAACAGCTGTCCTTGTTTTCCcataccgccgtcccccagagggcagccttgccCGAGAGCAGCGAGAGCGTGAACGCTACCTTGGTCTCCTCGAGCGAGAATGTCCGGGGCTGTTGGGCGAAATGTAGAgaacaatgagagagaaaagtacGACAGTAATTGGGCTCACCGGCGTATTTCTCCGGGATCGGAAGTCTCGGTTCCTGGAAGAAActaccccctggaggtgaagatggtgcgggcggcatgggtggcgcagtgggaggtgtgatgttcgaagatcgctgagagagctcggaaaccttcgccACCATTGCCTGGACGGCCTTCCGCATGTCTTCGATGGTTTGATCCTGATGATCCATACGAGCCAGGGATCGCTGGAGAAACTCCTCCAACGCGGAGATCGGCTGAccacctgctgcttccatgttggccagattcttctgtaatgacttgtaagagacggaagcaaacgcagatgtaaaatgaaacaatgtttattaaatataaacaaagagagagtattcaatgtcaaatgcggaagtaatccagtccggtgttgttgctggcaatggtgacgatgactacggtggaagttggtgttttgagtgcgacgttggtggagtggtgagcagtggtgaaatccagactgacacggaacatccacacgaagacgacgacgacaatacacatccaaactgAAACACGCAATCCAAAGCACAaggaacaaccaagcaacacggagactgagcaaacaatagaatctggcagggaacagaaagtcaggtgagttcttatggagatgatgtaatgatgaacagctggagcgagacaatcaacacacaggtgaaagggatcgctctaacgagcacatggcagggtaagtgaccaacacacacacacaaacatgacacggaggaaaacaatggattttcctaccgtgacagctttcagatggagccacatttactgcacaaagccgtagttcatgtACAAGCTGAGCATAGGTTATCGCAATGCCTATTATAAGTGAACTTCTAGCGAAATACTAACAGCATCTTACTTACCAATCGAAAAGAAATGTTGTCATTTCGGAGTCGAACCTCATTTCTTTCATGTCCATTAGTTGTCTCCAGCGATGAAAAGCAGTGCCAGTATTTACTCTGGTTCGGTtcctttatttatcatattttatttgtgattcTGAGCGCGTTGTTCCCTGCAGCAAATGGTTGTGTTAGTGGTAAATGTCTCTTGCTTTAGCCATTCTTCCGCTCTCTTCCCTGAACTGAAATACGTCCGAAAACCCTATTGCAAGGTAggaaggcatgtccgaatccatggCTGTCCGAATTgcatttctctgagctgccttcatgcttCTCTAGTCAACAAGTCAGCTTCGGACGCAGCGGTAGTAGTAGAGGGCTGTACTCCCACACACGCGACTTATTCGTGTATTGCAGTTTGGCTGGCGGTTATGTGCGTGGCCCGCATACCGCCTCCCATGGTCGAAACTGGTATTACAACACCAGTCAGACTAATTAGCTAGTAATTTAGCATGCTAATTCAGATTGATATTTCTGCAGCACTATcccttgtcatttttttaatgacatctttgcccttatttcttctcattcttttgatgcgtgtagctaattttctaaaatcttttacctcaattattccaaatggcacctttaaaatacaaTGTCACAGTTAACCAGTCATACCTGTGAATGATTTTCTCTTCTTCTTTTCTTATTTACAGTACTTTCCATAAGCCGCAACcaagtataagccgcatcatttaaaaatgcgtcattaagacgaaataacatatataagtcacagtggactatacgtcgcgtttatttagaaaattatttcacaaaatccaagccgaagaacagacatttaatctggaaagccAAGTTATTCATCTGGGCCCGGTTCCCCGATAACGCTCACTCTTAGCACGCTAAGAAGgctcaaaaagatatatcttagcaaagttgtttatgttcctaagtgtgttccccgaagtgtctcttaggaagcttcttaacacgctgcctctaagtACGACGTAACAATGTcgctgtcccaagtgaaggtgctgaattatttgcgatcgatCTCTCAGGGATCGATTCTCCACTTCACGCGAAGGTGCATTACGGCGTTAAGACAGACAACAAGCTCTATACaaatggaacattactcaaattattccagtaacatttattttaacatagtttaagttatccgtcaaatatagactattaattaaattataaaattgtcAGTAATACGGGTGGACGAACCGGGTATTCCTCGCTAATCATCCACGTTAAACATGGGTTTAacgactttaaaaaaatatttaatacccTTTTATACTAATGGTAATGTACTACGATCAGAATtgattggcaagcagctgcagttacttctgtttaatgcggtattgctggccattgtttaatgttttcattaaaaagCAATATCTACAatgaacagagagagagagagagagagagagaattagaTACAGAATTATGGTCTGAGAAGATCCAGCAGCTCCATTATGGGTTGTCTTGggaggcaattttttttatttagccacgTCAGGCAAAATGTCATAAGTATTGCCGAATAATAAAATTGTCATGGACTAAACGGTTACGCGGCcggtgtcgaagtctgttccccctgtGTTTCCCTTTAGTTTAGTCTTTTTATcgcgtttttatcacattatatgtttattctttatatacattgaaagttttaatggctactgagatgtatatgtgggcatttatgtaatgtatcttgactgttcttgattgtaagtcaattattttaacagtatgaatcatattatatgtataatatatatttattatgtttggaaacataacagttttaaaacaaacagtagagaaaaaagaaaagaaaatgacaggctatatgttaaaagacataaaactgtcaaatatgaaatatttaataaattgtgtaatagaatacatgatattattgctttttagtataaccaattgaaatctttgatctttctaaataaattataaatataacgtgatgaaaacgctataaacatagagggaacagacttcaatgaggaacaaacaccggcgccgtctttgatttattagttctgataccaaataaagtcaactgcataaatagCCCTGTATacattgcaaacatattttattataagtcttaaaaatgtccataacataaaatcattgtcagcataccatagtttgacttgtactgcgctgcactgatttctaaagactgcggcgatagcgttttgcgctcaaacaacgctaagagagagcttacgaatggtacagaccaaccttacgaaagtgtgacttacagaagatatacttagcgtacgaacgttttgggaaccgtgccatagagttaagagagaggttaaggaataggttaagaactacttagcgataagaacgttttggggaacCGGGCCCTGAACAATAGCAGagagaacagcaggctgaatagatatCTGTAcgttaaaagtaatattatcagttatttaatcaataaaccatagcatacagaacttacctggaaggttaaATAGGCTAAATttaccgaacaagccaactagcgtgaagttcgcatactcgtcattccacattactgaattcattgaaatacataaatacagaaacaGAATATGGTgaactctcgcggctgtaggcggtaatgatgtctcttgcctcataaatgtcaaaattaatttatactgacttacaaggcgcacctgactgtaagacgcagcaccagccaagttatgaaaaaaacgcggcttatagtccgaaaaAATACAATAGTAGttaactttaatgacttcaACAGCTAGGCTTAAGATTGAATGCAAGAAATGTTTACGTTCGGTTAAGATAATTAATTGTTTACAATGATACTTACTAAGATGCTAAGacatgtttatttgtatttgtcCGTAAACCAAAAAGCCGcaaacattaactcattttgcTCTGTACACGTGCACTATTTTGGGGTAGGAAGCCCAATCTAATGGCATAAACAGTCCTTTATTCAGCTTAGGCTTGGGCTGTAATACGGTAATATGGTATACCGCGGGATCAAAAAATAGCAAAGGTATCAGTTTCAATACCCTCTTACCTTCATAAAAAGTCAATGCACTTATATAGCAGACAAGGatcaaatattaaatataatttatttaatgccTAAAAATGCGTATGCGTGGTTGTCATCTCGACCGAACAAGAAGGGAGAGGCGGTAAATACGGACGAGGCAAACGTCACACCACGAATGGGtctatttacattatatatacttttttacaAGCTGCTCTTTGTTATTAAAAGTTGTTTGGGCGgtgtgatttaatttaattgatttGTGTGCCTGTCTCTGCGCGAAAACTGTTCTGGATGTTTATGTTAATTTATTTCTGTTTGCACTTTTTATGAACTACTATTTGTTGCATGTCATTTTGTTATTGTTCCAGTATTAGTGTTTGGTATTAAATCTCTGAAGGGTTTAGCCATAAGCCAACCGTTTGGTGACGCTGTCTGAGCCTTACgtcataattttataattacTCACGGTAATACCGTATACCGAGGTAAAATAGGGAAGAGGTTTGACGGTATCAAAATTTGAAAATCGCCAAAGCCTAATTCAACTTATTGGAGAATTCCACAAAAGCCCCCCTAAGATGGCCTAACAACACCCATGGTTATCATTATTTGTAAACAGGCtctataataatataatacaatgaATGCAGAAAGCAAATGGACTGAAGTGCCCTCAGGACAATGACTAACTCATTTGATATTCATGATCTACACCCTACTCCCAAATCATTCAAATCATATGAACATGCATTAgcactgcattaaaactcaGAGAAGCTGCACAAAGCCACATATTTAGATACAGATATACACTAAGGTAAGTCCATCTACAAAACACCTGAAACAAAATGTGAATGagaatatgaataagaaaattggtaaaaaacttaaaaactatattttaagaaacataTTTCTTGTTAAGAATAAAATAagatttacattatttttaaatttaaagtaaCATATATTGCAAAACATCTTTCTCATATTAACCAGTGctttatgttgttttttccaGATCCTCGCTTGCAAACATCTGGAAAATGAACTTAACATCTGATTTTGTGAATAGTTATGAGGAAGCTTTAGTTAAAAACATTGTTATCGTTTCTCTTGGACTTATCATTAATTCTATTAACGCAATCCTTGTGGTCACTTTCTTTTCCAATCCAATATTTTCAAGAGACTccagatatattttatatattcacCTTGTAATGAATGACATGATTATGATCTTTTTGTCAGTAGCGCTCTATGTGATGAGCTACACTTTACAACCTGTTAATTTCCCATTTTGTTGCACATTGTTGACTCTTGCTGCAACTACCTTTATGATAACTCCATTGAATCTGGCCGGCATGGCCATTGAGCGTTTCATTGCTATCTGTAAACCTCTGCACCACCATCAGATTTGCACACCACAAAGGACCTAcatctttattatttttttatggtgTGTAGGAGCCATACCTTCACTGACAGatatcattattttattttcaacacaGACTGAATCTTCCTTCAGACCTCCTTCTTTTTGCTACCCACCAATTGTGTTTCCTACCAAACCCCACCAGGATCGTGCGACTTATTCAcaagtcatttatttgtcattagTGTGGTTTATTCTGATTTATACTTACTGCAGAGTTTTGTTTACAGCAAAAAAGGCAACTACACAAGGATCAGCGAATAAGGCTCGAAACACAATACTGCTGCACGGTGTGCAATTACTTCTTTGTATGCTGTCTTATCTTACACcagtttttaattatgttatCCTATCTCATTTTCCTGCATATAGAActaatataaatttttttatttatctgcTCACAAATATTATTCCAAGATTACTGAGTCCTTTGATTTATGGTGCTCGTGATCAGAAGTTTGCGAAGAAAATAAGGGAACGCTTTACATGtaaagtctttattttaaagattgTGCCATCATGAACAATTTAATTTAGTCAAATAAcgtgaaatcattttaattatcttaatttttgacattcatttttaaatattgtgccatcataaataacattttattattacttaTTTACCAGATTTTTATTTCAACAATTGTTTGTAACTGAAGTGCTTTTACTTGATGTATCATATATCGGTGTGTACAAATGATAGgctatttaaatcaaatttaacaATAAAGAATTGTTGATCAATGTTCATACTTGtcagggagctacactgcgaccaaaatggtcgcatatgcgaccttttgaactgccgttgcgaccctaatttttaatgggtcgcaaatgtgctacctaatgttttagacaatatgctatgatttactgtgagcatttattaaaacataaatgtggattttaagaatacgttttataacgtgctctgagccatcaacacgttggcttcattttgcgtgaaagcacgtcgtgtctctccccatcagtgtgcgtttgcgtgctcagctgtttctcaatgaattgggtgcgacgcgacgcaagcgcagtgtcttccatgtttctgaacttgagcagaggtctttcttcactgaggacgcgggacccgtatggttccgggtttatattttaaatggtctgtcgggtccggttaggtcctagtttaattactttgggtcccgaatctgattaatattgagtttataacccgagtcgatcggaaaacggccatgagcgctaccgcgctaaagctcgagtgcagtttagcgtgccttcggtttctatggcgatggttcttgttacgaccacgcgctgcgttttctttctcacatgtttttaataatcttattattaataaaccatatattttctaaaaccatatccatattacgtttgcacagattgtagcaaaaaagcagtgctaatgtcaagcccattgcactaaacgagcaaagcaatgtaaagtttgtcaccgggacagcaagtagatttgaaaataaaataagtggaataatattattgaaataataagtgaattaagctttttaaatcggcaagagagaaatagaaagatagagcagaagcagtaaaagtgcctatttaatagaaattattaccattataacatcagtcataacttcagtcacatttataatatatagacctgcactgtctatgaatatactatacatagtattgtatataattgagtttgataaaaggggtctaattgcttcatatatcagtgcaaaaacattaagtgttttcgtggtgctttgacaaacagtgtcagcttttttaatggaaaagaaagattggagtgtttagattaatgaaatataatttgaaattaatattaatattaaataaatcaaagtattgtgttgtgtcacacattattatttcttcgtcacatgtatagtagaccattatttgtcagtgggtaatgatAGCCCTTTTTACTGGTTACCACCACCAAGTTAATTTCAGAtctttgggaaacactgactgcaacgtttaagaaaacaaggaggcatgtggtttaaaagattgcaagtaaaataaaaagcatatctgtatgcaatacagtttcattattgttcattattaaccagagcgccttaatataacttgaaaaaaatatgtgcgaccaaataatattttgcgccagtaactgaaaaagttggtagcgcaagtgccaccagtggaaaaggttagtgtagttccctgctTGTAAAAGTTTATTGTAATATAATGGTATGTTTCATTATACCAGTGTACTGTCTTAACCTtatatacatactgtatgtgagtAACATGTAAGGGAATAAGATATATGTTATATCTTATCCCCTTACATGTTATTCACATTCAGTATGTAATTCCAGAGAGAAAGAGCAACTCTTTCTATCTTTCAGGTGCTAGTTAGCTCCCTTTGGTACATcaaaggtactaatatgaactcggTAACACAActagtaaacattagtaaatgctttAACTATCataaacaatgaacaatatatttGGCAGCTTGACCTTCTTTATCTTTTTTAATTATGTAATCTCCTGAAGTTAATTTGTCTTTAATCTTTTATTTCCTCGTTTGTTTGGTTATTGTGGCTGGCGACAGGATcttacaaataaacattttattgatgAATAAAAGGAATTTTCACATGCAAATTACATATTGTCAAGGTTGAATTAACCAAACATTAAGAAAGAATTGCAAAGCAAAAAGAATATCTTCATATaagtacagtactgtatatttggctaacatatttgtatttgtattgttgttagttccctttcagttggtcactacgacgtcacgtagTGACCGACGAATTAGGAACGCGCCTCGCGGGACCAATCTACTTCAAGAAACTACTAAAATGCCAAtaaacttggcatgcaggtatttgcatctgTCGGCGCCGCTACGCCGGTTGAGTAACCAAATCACTATTTTTTGCTTCGAAACCAGGCAGATCAACTGCTATTGAGAAGCTCTCTTACCTGCGCAGGAAGACGCTGATGGCTTATAGTTGATAGGCTATCCAGCACTATGCAGTGGAAGCTTGCGGATCTTCACCTCTTTTTTCTCAGTTTGAACTTGAAACATAAAGAATCGTCTTGGCAAAGCCAGAAATGCCCTTAGAATGCTGAATAGTGTTTGGAGATCCAAGCAATATAGCATAAAGACCAAGTTGAAATTGTACCAGAGCTGTGTGCTTTCCACCCTGTTATATGGCTCAGAGTGCTGGAGGATAACAGATAGTGACTTGAATAAGCTCTCAGTTTTCCATACAAAGAATTTGAGAAGAATCATGAGAATTTTCTGGCCATGAGCAATTGCTTGCTTGTTGCAATCAGGACAGTATTGGGACCATCATCATGAGAAGATGGAGGTGGATTGGGCACTTGCTAAGGAGAGAACAAGAAAATATTACCCGCACAGTAATATAACACCTGGCGCCAGAGAGTAGAAGGAGAATTAAAGAACATGAACCACACTTGGGGTACCATCCAGAAGCTGGCCCAGAACAGACAGTAGTGGAAGACTTTTGTTGCTGCCCTACATGCCAGTGGCATAACGGGCAATAAGTACGTAAGAACTTGAGTctgagtgtgtgcgttgcctctccccTGCGCGCTTCATCAACTCAGCACGGCTAAagagtgttttcctttaaaagagCAGCACAAGTGgaatttgtgtctttttaaagacagacaTTCTCTTGTGTCACGGCGGAGTGCATCTTTGTAAAGGCGTTATTTCGTCCGTGCAGTTCCGGATGCGGCAAATGTATGGGTCCTAAGGATGGTCAAAACCTCAGTCTCTCATGTTTGGCATTCAGCACGCTGAGGCAGCGTTTGTCGGGGGTTCatgttctcactgcgagaaaATGTCCCTCGGGGATATGCAAAGACGGGTTACGTTCCTCCGGGACCCCCCTCCCCCTCTGTTGCATAGCTCGGTTAAAGTGCCTTGGCTAAATTTTGGAGCAAGTAGCAGTTCCGATGGAGATGGTTGGCTCATGTTCTACAACGCCTCCGGTATCTGTTGGTCCACCCCATACCTGTCGCTGCATTGGAGGTGGGCCGTCTGTTTCCTTTGAGTGGGTAGCGCACCCCGAGTTCGACCCTCAGATGACGGCCATGCTCCCTCGGGTGGAGGCAGCAGTAGAGTGGAGTAGACTCAATCTCCCCGACCCAAACAGTCCTGCCTTCACGATTGGTACTCGGAGCTGCTTGTGTGTCTTAACACTCACCTCCAGaacctttcttccccgaggcgCATGATGAGCCGACTGGGTCTTGGAGAACCCGTTCTCATTTTCAGACCCCTTCAGCCCTGAGCCCTATTGATTCACGGGCCGCTAAGGTATAATGATGTCCCGACTCTGGAGGGGTTGGTTGAGACGCAGCTGCATCCAGCCACCCCGGCCTCCTTAACAGATATGCCTGTCATTTCCTCGCCTCCTGTGGTAGTTTCACTGGACTGACTGGGAGTAGTCATAGTCATAGTCATAGTTATTTTATTGTCATTCTACTGTATACATGTATACAGTTGAACGAAATTTCGTTTCATACAGATCCGTGTGCAACCatacacaaatatatataaCAACACCTCATGATACACACAATACATACCAACAGTAACccatacagtactgtaaaacCAAAACAATTTGTGCAACTCAACCATAAGAAAGTCATTATTatttaaagttattaagctcatAGTCCTTCAATGGGGGGTGGGAAATGGGAAACAGCAATTTATGACAACGGTATGATGACTGGCACCCTGGTGTTTAGGGCTCTGACAGCTTGAGGGAAAAAACTATTGTAGAATCTTGTAGTGCGAGTCCTGATGCTGCATAACCTTCTACCAGATGGTAACGGGACAAACACACTATGTGAGGGATGGGAGGGGTCCTTTATGATGGCTGAAGCTCTGTTCACACAGCGTGACGTAAAGATGTCTTGGATGGGTGGTAGAGAGGCCCCTATAATCTTCTCTGCTGTCCTCACTATGTGCTGCAGGGACTTACGTTCGTGTATTTTACAGTTTCCAAACCACACAGTGATACAGTAGGTCATTATGTTCTCCACAGTTCCTCTGTAGAAGGTTTTAAGGAGGGGCGAAGGGAGCCGTGCTCTCTTTAGTTTCCGCAGAAAGTGCAGGCGTTGTTGTGCTTTCTTCAGTATGGTTCCGGTGTTAACAGACCAGGTGAGGTCATCAGAAATGTGTAAGCCAAGAAATTTGGTGCTTCTGACTCTCTCCACCTCTGAGCCACTGATAGCCAGTGGGCGATGTTTAGATTGCGTCCTGCGGAAGTCAACAACCATCTCCTGTGTTTTATCCACATTAAGGGataagttgttgtttttgcacCAACCTAGCAGTAATTCCACCTCCTCTCTGTATCGGGCTTCGTTATCGCCACTAATGAGGCCAACCACTGTTGTGTCATCGGCAACTTGATAATAAGGTTGGTATCAAACTTGGCTGTACAGTCATGAGTGAGTAGTGTGAACAATAATGGGCTGAGAACGCAACCTTGAGGGGCACCTGTGCTCAGTGTGATGGAACCTGATGTTCTGCTGCCAATGCGCACAGACTGTGTTCTCTCTATCAGAAAGTCTAGAATCCAGTTGCAGGTGGGGGTGCTAATGCCCAGAAGTCTGAGTTTACTAAACAGCTGCTGGGGGATGATGGTATTAAATGCGGAACTAAAATCGATGAACAGCATTCTGATATATGCGTCCTTAGTGTCCAGATGTGATAAAGCAGAGTGCAGTGTGTAGGAGATGGCGTCGTCAGTAGTGCGGTTGGAGCGATATGCGAATTGCAAAGGGTCCAGTGAGGCGGAGAGTGAAGAGTGAATATGCCTCTTGACCAGACGCTCGAAGCACTTCATCAACATGGAAGTCAGCGCCACAGGGCGGTAGTCATTTAGACATGTCACTACTCACTTCTTCGGCACCGGAATAATAATGGCCTTTTTGAAGCTTGCCGGGACCACAGCCTGGCTCAGGGAGATGTTGTAGATGTCTGTAAAAACACCTGTTAGCTGGTCGGCACAGTCCCTGAGCACTCTCCCCGGTATGTTGTCCGGACCTGCAGCTTTGCGTGGGTTGACCCTGGATAATGTCCTCCTTACGTCGGCTGGGTCCAGATGCAATGCCTGCTCTTCAGGGGTGGGTGTGGACTTGTGAGCTCGCGTGCTGTTCATGGCTTCAAACCGTGCATAGAAGTTGTTTAACTTGTCTGGGAGGTGGGCGTCACTATTGTTGACCTGTGTTGTAACTTTGTAGTCTGTTAGGGCCTGGATACCCTGCCACATACGTCTGGGGTCCTTGGCATCACAGAAGTGGTTGTATATCTTCTGCGCATACATACGTTTTGCTTTCCTGATGGCCTTGGAGAGCTGAGCCCAAGGGTTAATGGGAGTGatgccttagtcaaacgggttggcgtgtttcattttattttaaagatgcattccaattaatatcaattcaactacAGTtgattttgatttaaaccttcataacttaaaaaatacagctaagtagcaccataaaacaaaataataacatgataacaaaataattatattgaCAAAATATTGACATGTTATaatattgacaaaaatgttaaaaaacgtatttatctcgttttgcaaaaaaaatcttcataTATTATTTCTTTAAGCCATTTCAGGCCTATTGTTGTATCATGTACtgaataggatttagaaagtaataagtaattaaatactttttggagagagtaatttgtaaagtaatctaattacatgattcaagctgtaattagtaactaataattaattacttttttgagtaacttacacAACACTGTTCATTAGTAACATTAATGACTTCAACAGCCAGGCCTAAGATcgaatgcataaatgtttaaattcGATTAAGATAATCAATTGTTTACTATGAAACTTACTAAAATGCTGagacatgtttatttatatttgtctCTAAACCAAAAAGACGcaaacattaactcattttgcTCTGTACACGTGTGCTATTTTTGGGTAGAAAGCGCAATGCTGCGTATACGATGCGTTTCGGGTTTCGCAGTTCAAGGCAACGGTCCAGTCCAACGCAGTTAATCTCATTATCATACAGTAAAAAGATCACTTCAATAAAACATGGCGTTGAGTTTTAAGCCCAATCTATTGG
This genomic interval from Misgurnus anguillicaudatus chromosome 8, ASM2758022v2, whole genome shotgun sequence contains the following:
- the LOC129449947 gene encoding odorant receptor 131-2-like yields the protein MNLTSDFVNSYEEALVKNIVIVSLGLIINSINAILVVTFFSNPIFSRDSRYILYIHLVMNDMIMIFLSVALYVMSYTLQPVNFPFCCTLLTLAATTFMITPLNLAGMAIERFIAICKPLHHHQICTPQRTYIFIIFLWCVGAIPSLTDIIILFSTQTESSFRPPSFCYPPIVFPTKPHQDRATYSQVIYLSLVWFILIYTYCRVLFTAKKATTQGSANKARNTILLHGVQLLLCMLSYLTPVFNYVILSHFPAYRTNINFFIYLLTNIIPRLLSPLIYGARDQKFAKKIRERFTCKVFILKIVPS